ATTGCCCTAAAACTTCATCAATTACTATTTGCCGTGGATCTTTATTTTTAAATTCAGACTCAGAGTCTTTTACAGCATAAAATGAATAAAAGAATAAAAGTATAAAAAAAATAATTGAAAATTTAAGATCTGTGTAACCTAAAATTTCGTAAGCAATATAAATAAAAACAGTTGTTACAGCAGAGGTTACCGTGCCAGGAATTTTGGTTAAATACCCATAACCAAAAAAAGTAGATAACAGAACATTTATTTTTTTCATTGTGTAATTGAGCAAATTACTTCGCAAGCTATTGCTTTTTCCTTTCCAATTAATCCAAGTTTTTCTACTGTTTTACCTTTTAGGTTAATTAATTCTTTATCAATATTTAATAAATTAGATAGAGATTTGATTATTTTATCACGATACTTTGAAACTTTTGGTTGTTCACATATTAAATTTATATCTAAATTATTAATATAAAAGTCATTATTATTTAATATTTCGATAATAGGTTTGAGCATTTTAGGGGATCTAATATTTTTATATTTTTTTTGATTATCCGGAAAAAAAGTACCAATATCTTTTTTTCTCATAGCTCCAAGAAGAGAGTCTATTATTGAATGAATAATTACATCTCCATCAGAATGTCCTTTAAGTCCTGAGTGATAAGGGATTTTTATTCCACCTAAAAAAAGTTTTTTGCCTTTTATTAATCTATGAATGTCAAAACCAATACCAAAATAAATTTTATTAGTTTCAATATCTTCTTTAAATGTAATTTTATTATTTAAATTTTCTCCTTTAATAAACTTAATTCTAAGATTGTTTTCAATAAATAATGTTGCTTCATCAGTAATTTTATTTTTTTGTTTATTTGAAAGACTATATAAATCTTTAAATTTAAAAGCTTGAGGGGTTTGAGTTAAAATTGAATTATTTCGATTTAAGTTAAACAGTTGTTTTTTTACTTTGTATTTAATGGAGTCTTTTGAATATATGTAAGGTATTACTGCTTTATTGTTTTTAAGTGATTTAATTAGATTTTTTAAAAGCTTGATAGTGAAGTTTGGTCTGGCAGCATCGTGAATTAGAACATTATTAGGTTTAAATTTTTTTATATATTTTAAAGCTATTAAAGAAGAATCAGATCTTTCTTTACCACCTTTAATGATTGATACATTTTTAGGAAATTTTTCTTTAATACTTTTTTTATTAGTTACTACCAATACAATTTTTTTAAATAGCTTTGATTTCATTGCTTTTTCTAAAGAATGTTTAAAAAGAGCCTTGTTTTTATAAATATTGAATTGCTTTGGTTTATTTGAATTAAATCTTTTGCTTTGTCCTGATGCTAGTATTATAAAATAATTATTCATTTATATGGTAGTTTTTATATTCAAATGTACGAATTTATTAAAAAAAATATATATCTAATAATATTATTTATTATCACATTATCGATAGGTTTTTTAACCTTTTTAACTTTTATTGATAAAGGATTTATTGAATTATCAGATCAAAATTTACAAATATTATTAGTTCTAAATATTTTTCTTTTAATTGCACTTTTTGTTTTTATTTTTATTGAGATTAAGAGCGCAATTAAAAATGATATCGATAAAGATGGTTTAAAATCAAATAAAAAATATATTACATATTTTGGTTTATTTACTTTAATTCCATCAGTTTTAATTTCAATATTTTCACTCTTTTTATTTTCATTTGCTTTAGAGAAGTATTTTGACAAAAAAG
Above is a genomic segment from Candidatus Pelagibacter sp. FZCC0015 containing:
- a CDS encoding phosphatidylglycerophosphatase A family protein, producing the protein MKKINVLLSTFFGYGYLTKIPGTVTSAVTTVFIYIAYEILGYTDLKFSIIFFILLFFYSFYAVKDSESEFKNKDPRQIVIDEVLGQSMPLILLLYLNQTNQISISIEIYYILSFVFFRFFDILKPFPVSYFDKNHKNYFGIIMDDIMAGLYSMILIYFMSLKF
- the ispF gene encoding 2-C-methyl-D-erythritol 2,4-cyclodiphosphate synthase → MNNYFIILASGQSKRFNSNKPKQFNIYKNKALFKHSLEKAMKSKLFKKIVLVVTNKKSIKEKFPKNVSIIKGGKERSDSSLIALKYIKKFKPNNVLIHDAARPNFTIKLLKNLIKSLKNNKAVIPYIYSKDSIKYKVKKQLFNLNRNNSILTQTPQAFKFKDLYSLSNKQKNKITDEATLFIENNLRIKFIKGENLNNKITFKEDIETNKIYFGIGFDIHRLIKGKKLFLGGIKIPYHSGLKGHSDGDVIIHSIIDSLLGAMRKKDIGTFFPDNQKKYKNIRSPKMLKPIIEILNNNDFYINNLDINLICEQPKVSKYRDKIIKSLSNLLNIDKELINLKGKTVEKLGLIGKEKAIACEVICSITQ